One Kwoniella pini CBS 10737 chromosome 11, complete sequence DNA segment encodes these proteins:
- a CDS encoding DNA repair protein (mre11) — translation MTSVNGTQAAASEVGDEPNPSIVQPDPDNCFRILLATDNHIGYAEKDPIRGQDAINTFKEILEIARDAEVDFILLAGDLFHENRPSRTCMHQTIALLREYTLGDKPIGFELLSDPYDGSTPGFSFPAVNYEDPNLNVAIPVFSIHGNHDDPQGTGPEGALCALDVLSVSGVLNYFGKVDLVSDEAVQDDSEKGIKIKPILLKKGTTSLALYGVGNVKDARMHYELRSNRVKMYMPEGGDVAEDDWFNILLVHQNRVKHGPQQSVPEGMFDDSIRLVVWGHEHDCRIEPEKVEGKGYWITQPGSSVATSLAPGEAVPKHVGIMSIQGSQFQIAQIPLKTVRPFEHDEAELAYAASQGRCSLDDKDSITNFLKEEVERLIQQAKKNWKASNPEPGETMMLPLIRLKVETTDAKEMTNPVRFGQLFVGEVANPRDILQYYRKKKMAERKAKNNPDLPDQEEEDWEDDDPTMLTTNDRLAKLRMANLVKQYLQAQNLEVLVENGMEDAVMRFVEKDDKDAIKDFVSDTLKMVGRDMRSKEVDEEDVEDHMLQAKEHAASQYAEARPIPKEKPKKGKGKKKDSDEDSMLAEDDDHMDLDSDGSFQQARSSKGQGKATSKGRGQKPLFDASESEEEEEEEEVMPAPKKRGAPSASTAPTRKTAAKPPAKGPAKKAPVRGAAARGMQQSQLTFSKGGKSSKPIELSDSE, via the exons ATGACTTCGGTCAATGGGACGCAGGCTGCTGCTAG TGAAGTAGGGGATGAGCCTAATCCATCGATCGTTCAACCAG ATCCTGACAA CTGCTTTCGAATCCTTCTCGCTACGGATAATCACATAGGATACGCCGAGAAAGATCCTATTAGAGGTCAAGATGCTATAAACACATTCAAGGAGATCCTTGAAATTGCAAGAGATGCGGAAGTCGACTTCATCTTACTTGCTGGTGATCTGTTTCATGAAAATAGACCAAGTAGAACCTGTATGCATCAGACAATAGCGCTTTTGAGGGAATACACGTTGGGGGATAAACCTATTGGA TTTGAATTGCTCAGTGATCCTTACGATGGAAGTACACCTGGGTTTTC ATTTCCGGCAGTGAATTATGAAGACCCTAATTTGAATGTAGCTATTCCTGTATTTTCGATACACGGAAATCATGATGATCCCCAAGGCACAGGTCCG GAAGGTGCCCTCTGTGCACTGGATGTCCTTTCTGTTTCAGGCGTGCTGAACTATTTCGGCAAAGTTGATCTGGTTTCCGACGAAGCTGTTCAAGATGATTCTGAGAAAggaatcaaaataaaacCTATCCTGCTTAAGAAAGGCACTACCAGTTTGGCATTATACGGTGTAGGCAATGTCAAAGACGCTAGGATGCATTACGAACTTAGGTCAAACAGGGTGAAAATGTATATGCCTGAGGGAGGGGATGTTGCGGAGGATGATTGGTTCAACATCTTACTGGTGCACCAGAATCG GGTCAAACACGGGCCTCAACAATCAGTACCTGAAGGGATGTTTGATGACTCTATCCGCCTAGTTGTATGGGGACATGAGCATGATTGCCGGATCGAACCTGAAAAagtagaaggtaaaggttATTGGATAACCCAGCCTGGTAGTTCGGTTGCTACAAGTTTGGCACCTGGTGAAGCTGTACCAAA GCATGTAGGCATTATGTCAATTCAAGGCTCTCAATTTCAGATCGCGCAAATACCACTGAAGACTGTTCGACCGTTCGAGCATGACGAAGCTGAATTAGCGTATGCTGCTTCTCAAGGTCGATGCAGCTTGGACGATAAGGATAGTATAACGAATTTCCTCAAGGAAGAA GTGGAAAGACTCATACAGCAGGCCAAAAAGAATTGGAAAGCAAGTAACCCTGAGCCGGGTGAAACCATGATGTTACCGTTAATCAGGCTGAAA GTCGAGACTACCGATGCTAAAGAGATGACGAACCCTGTTCGATTTGGTCAGCTATTCGTGGGAGAAGTTGCAAATCCAAGAGATATTCTACAGTATTACcggaaaaagaaaatggcCGAACGAA AGGCGAAGAACAACCCCGATTTACCGgatcaagaagaggaagattgggaagatgatgatccgACTATGCTCACCACCAATGACCGTTTGGCCAAATTACGGATGGCTAATCTGGTGAAGCAATATCTTCAAGCTCAGAATCTGGAAGTTTTGGTCGAGAATGGGATGGAGGATGCTGTTATGAGGTTTGTGGAGAAGGATGATAAGGATGCGATCAAGGA TTTCGTTTCGGACACACTGAAAATGGTAGGGCGTGATATGAGGAGTAAAGAGGTTGACGAGGAGGATGTGGAGGATCAT ATGTTACAAGCGAAAGAACA CGCTGCTTCCCAATATGCCGAAGCTCGACCCATACCCAAGGAG AAACCAAAGAAAGGCAAGGgcaaaaagaaagattcgGACGAAGACAGTATGC TTGCTGAAGACGATGATCATATGGATCTCGACTCCGATGGCTCATTCCAGCAGGCCAGAAGTTCGAAAGGTCAAGGGAAAGCTACATCTAAAGGTAGAGGACAGAAGCCCCTC TTTGACGCCTCAGAATctgaagaggaggaagaggaggaagaagtcATGCCTGCTCCCAAGAAACGAGGAGCTCCGTCTGCTTCTACAGCTCCGACCAGAAAGACAGCTGCTAAACCACCTGCAAAAGGTCCAGCTAAGAAAGCGCCCGTAAGAGGTGCAGCGGCAAGGGGAATGCAACAATCGCAATTGAC GTTTTCGAAAGGTGGCAAGTCTTCTAAGCCT ATCGAGTTATCAGATAGTGAATGA
- a CDS encoding peptidyl-prolyl cis-trans isomerase-like 3, translating to MSVTLHTSHGDIKLEVFCESVPRAAENFLALCASGQYDNTLFHRNIKSFMIQGGDPTGTGKGGQSIYGSPFNDEIRQTLRFNNRGIVAMANAGPDTNKSQFFITYGKQPSLDGKYTIFGKVIDGLDTTLDSMERVPVNAKNKPLSEIKLINITIHANPIADQAK from the exons ATG TCTGTCACACTTCATACATCGCATGGAGACATCAAG CTCGAAGTATTCTGCGAATCAGTACCAAGAGCAGCAGAA AACTTTTTAGCATTATGTGCATCAGGTCAATATGATAATACATTATTTCATAgaaatataaaatcattcatgATTCAAGGTGGTGATCCAACTGGTACAGGAAAAGGAGGTCAAAGTATATATGGAAGTCCatttaatgatgaaatacGGCAGACTTTGAGA TTTAATAATCGAGGTATAGTAGCTATGGCAAATGCAGGTCCGGATACAAATAAATCACAA TTCTTTATAACATATGGTAAACAACCAAGTTTAGATGGAAAATATACTATATTTGGAAA AGTGATAGATGGTTTAGATACAACATTAGATTCAATGGAAAGAGTTCCTGTAAACGCAAAAAACAAACCTTTATCagaaattaaattgataaatattACGATACATGCTAATCCTATAGCAGATCAGGCAAAGTAA